Genomic DNA from Bacteroidales bacterium:
CGGCATGTTATGGGGCGTGGTTCATTCAATATCAAACATTATTTTCAGATTACTTTTTACTTTATTAACCAAATCGGATGGGATATTACTGACTTTTTTTATCAGTCTATTCTTATCAATCGCACGAACCTGATCAATCATAATATCACAAGGATCTTCGAGCCCAAAACATCCGTTTTTTAAGTGTACCCGTAAAATTTCACTTTCCTTGCGAATATTAGTAGTTATTGGGCAAATAATAGATGAAGGATGGTGTTTGTTTAAAAGATCAGTTTGAATGATTATAACAGGTCTGACTTTCCCCGTTTCTGTTCCGATGGTTGGATTAAGATCGGCTAACCAG
This window encodes:
- a CDS encoding type II toxin-antitoxin system PemK/MazF family toxin — encoded protein: MKAKQFEIWLADLNPTIGTETGKVRPVIIIQTDLLNKHHPSSIICPITTNIRKESEILRVHLKNGCFGLEDPCDIMIDQVRAIDKNRLIKKVSNIPSDLVNKVKSNLKIMFDIE